From Gemmatimonadota bacterium:
GGATCGATTTTCGCCGAGATCGATCTCCTACGGGTTCCCGACGAACTGCCACCAGATCATGACTGAAACCGAATCGAAAGCCCCATCGCCCATCGGTCTCATCGACTGCGACCTGCACCACGGGGTCGTGGAAATCGATGATCTCTTCCCCTTTCTCCCCAGCCATTACGTGGAATATGTGAAGGATTTCGGGTCCATGATGCCCGGCCTAGTGTATACCAATCTCCCCAAGGGCGGCTGCCGGGCCGAACTCTGGGAACACACCGAAACCCATCCCAGCAGCAACATCGAACTGGCCCGCAGGCACCATCTCGATGAATACGGCATTGACGTCGCCCTGTTGACCGGAGTAACGGTGTACGGCGCGGCCGTCCACCCGGACGCCGACTTCGGCGCCGCCATGTGCCGGGCTTTCAATGACTGGACCCTGGAGACCTGGATCAAGTCGGACGGGCGATTCCGGGCATCGGTGGCCATCGCGCCGTCCGATCCGAAGCAGGCGGCCGCGGAGATCCGACGCATCGGCGGTCGTCCCGAGGTGCTCCAGGTCATCATGCCCGCCGGGGGGCGCATGCCTTTCGGGAACCGGTTCTACGACCCGATTTACGAAGCTGCGCAGGAATGCCGGCTTCCCATGTGCGTGCACTTCGGCGTAGAGGGCGCCGGCTTTGCCAATGCGCCCACGGCCGCCGGATATCCCTCCTACTACCTGGAGATGCGCATGGCCCGGCCCCAGATCGCCATGGCGCATGTATCGAGCCTGATCTGCGAAGGCACGTTCGAGAAATTCCCCGGTCTGAGATTCCTGTTCATCGAACACGACACCTTCTGGGTGCCCGGCCTCATGTGGCACATGGACGCCGACTGGAAGGCGGTCCGCGACTACACGCCGTGGGTCAAGCGGCCGCCCAGCGAATATATCCGGGACCACGTAAGGTTCGGATGCCAGCCCATGGAACAGCCGCCGACCCGGAAGGACCTCAGGACCT
This genomic window contains:
- a CDS encoding amidohydrolase, translated to MTETESKAPSPIGLIDCDLHHGVVEIDDLFPFLPSHYVEYVKDFGSMMPGLVYTNLPKGGCRAELWEHTETHPSSNIELARRHHLDEYGIDVALLTGVTVYGAAVHPDADFGAAMCRAFNDWTLETWIKSDGRFRASVAIAPSDPKQAAAEIRRIGGRPEVLQVIMPAGGRMPFGNRFYDPIYEAAQECRLPMCVHFGVEGAGFANAPTAAGYPSYYLEMRMARPQIAMAHVSSLICEGTFEKFPGLRFLFIEHDTFWVPGLMWHMDADWKAVRDYTPWVKRPPSEYIRDHVRFGCQPMEQPPTRKDLRTFLDWLHADEILVYASDYPHWDWESPDSVLPGVDAELKRRVFVETARELYGLDENGNPSE